In the genome of Cutibacterium equinum, one region contains:
- a CDS encoding sugar kinase, which produces MTYDISTIGEGQIRLTCYKGERLVNAQQLRATAACSEANVAGLLSQLGRDTCWTSVMPEGDLTDRVVNEFRSVGVDVSHICMKPEGRVALYFMEPGEYPMPARVLYDREHTPFRDVTIDDLDWEAMLDTKLVFVTGITAALTDNTAAVVRHFVDEADRRGIAVALDVNYRSLLWAPERAREVLEPIARIASIVFCSVRDGQAVFGIESTGEQACHELRDLFGAPTVVSTDQINGVYLSDAEHGDHTFAVTQVPVVDRPGAGDSFVAGTLHGYLAGDVIQGIHYGQRTSAYALTHYGDLTRVSPNELNIPSNTDILR; this is translated from the coding sequence ATGACCTACGACATTTCGACCATCGGTGAAGGACAGATCCGACTCACCTGCTACAAGGGGGAACGTCTGGTCAATGCACAGCAGCTACGCGCCACGGCAGCATGTTCCGAGGCCAACGTCGCCGGCTTGCTGTCCCAGCTGGGGCGTGACACCTGCTGGACCTCCGTCATGCCCGAGGGAGACCTGACCGACCGCGTTGTCAACGAGTTCCGCAGCGTCGGTGTCGACGTCTCCCACATCTGCATGAAGCCCGAGGGGCGAGTCGCACTGTACTTCATGGAACCCGGCGAATACCCCATGCCCGCCCGGGTGCTCTACGACCGTGAGCACACCCCCTTCCGCGACGTCACCATTGACGATCTCGACTGGGAAGCCATGCTCGACACCAAGCTCGTCTTCGTGACCGGCATCACCGCCGCCCTCACCGATAACACCGCGGCAGTGGTGCGTCATTTCGTCGACGAGGCCGATCGCCGCGGCATCGCCGTCGCCCTCGACGTCAACTACCGGTCCCTGTTGTGGGCACCGGAACGAGCCCGCGAAGTCCTCGAACCCATCGCTCGGATCGCCAGCATCGTCTTCTGTTCAGTGCGTGATGGCCAGGCCGTCTTCGGGATCGAATCGACGGGCGAGCAGGCATGTCACGAGCTGCGCGACCTTTTCGGGGCACCCACCGTCGTGTCCACCGACCAGATCAACGGTGTGTACCTGTCCGACGCCGAGCACGGCGACCACACCTTCGCAGTGACCCAGGTCCCCGTCGTCGACCGCCCCGGTGCCGGTGACTCCTTCGTCGCCGGAACCCTGCACGGCTACCTCGCAGGTGACGTCATTCAGGGAATCCACTACGGGCAGCGCACCTCAGCCTATGCCCTGACCCACTACGGCGACCTGACCCGCGTGAGCCCCAACGAGCTCAACATTCCTTCCAACACAGACATTCTGCGCTGA
- a CDS encoding MFS transporter — translation MSTSTTARQSALDLIDSRPLTRNQKNLVALAIVGNIAEFFDIFLIGFVVSVLTKPWHLTGSEAGIILACSGLGTVIGAIMWGRLADKIGRRSSFFWCVLMFVVFTVVSVFTPDRGWIMLAVLRIGVGIGVGGLNITSIPYVQEFVPAKQRGLLAGLASVFIPLGLFLGSLAQQVLGDNWRGLIALGALPVFLLLWLKFVPESPRFLQSHGREEEAREALAWALEMPADQIGDLPVVEHVEHASYSLIFGKYRKSLLIVTLGSFCFILGSFTIQSWGQTLLKTGFDKSDSQVGTLFMFVSLADLLGRLLSAWLADRIGRRVTMLVFGVVGAVGSLIIALSAQQGWGWQAFFIGVLIAMAFGDGAFGILNAFGSEQFPNEARSTGLGLGYGIGATAKVIGPALMGLMVGGTAVKQNVTLDAVFPAFILFSVLLVVGGVIYMFARETRGTSLDEI, via the coding sequence ATGTCCACATCGACTACTGCCAGGCAATCAGCCCTGGACCTCATTGACTCGCGTCCGCTGACGCGCAATCAGAAGAACCTCGTCGCCCTCGCCATCGTCGGCAACATCGCCGAGTTCTTCGACATCTTCCTCATCGGCTTCGTCGTTTCCGTCCTCACCAAACCCTGGCACCTCACCGGCTCCGAAGCTGGCATCATTCTCGCCTGCTCAGGCCTGGGCACCGTCATCGGCGCCATCATGTGGGGCCGCCTGGCCGACAAGATCGGACGCCGGTCCTCCTTCTTCTGGTGCGTCCTCATGTTCGTGGTATTCACCGTCGTGTCGGTGTTCACCCCCGACCGAGGATGGATCATGCTCGCCGTGTTGCGTATCGGGGTGGGCATTGGTGTCGGAGGGCTCAACATCACCTCGATTCCCTACGTCCAGGAATTCGTGCCCGCCAAACAGCGGGGCCTCCTGGCTGGCCTGGCCTCGGTGTTCATTCCGCTTGGTCTGTTCCTGGGATCCTTGGCCCAGCAGGTCCTCGGTGACAATTGGCGCGGCCTCATCGCGCTGGGAGCTTTGCCTGTCTTCCTGCTGCTGTGGCTGAAGTTCGTGCCGGAGTCGCCGCGTTTCCTGCAAAGTCATGGTCGAGAAGAGGAAGCCCGCGAGGCGCTGGCATGGGCCCTCGAGATGCCCGCCGACCAGATCGGCGACCTTCCCGTCGTCGAGCATGTCGAGCACGCCTCCTACTCGCTCATCTTCGGTAAGTACCGCAAGAGCCTCCTCATCGTCACCCTGGGCTCCTTCTGCTTCATTCTCGGTTCCTTCACCATCCAGTCGTGGGGCCAGACCCTGCTCAAGACCGGATTCGACAAGTCTGACTCCCAGGTCGGAACCCTGTTCATGTTCGTCTCCTTGGCCGACCTGCTCGGACGTTTGCTGTCCGCATGGCTTGCTGACCGGATTGGCCGCCGGGTGACCATGCTGGTCTTTGGTGTCGTCGGCGCCGTCGGTTCCCTCATCATCGCTTTGTCGGCTCAGCAGGGTTGGGGATGGCAGGCCTTCTTCATCGGCGTCCTCATTGCCATGGCCTTCGGTGACGGTGCCTTCGGCATCCTCAACGCCTTCGGCTCCGAGCAGTTCCCCAACGAGGCTCGTTCCACCGGTCTGGGACTCGGCTATGGCATCGGCGCCACCGCCAAGGTCATCGGCCCGGCTCTCATGGGTCTCATGGTCGGTGGCACTGCCGTCAAGCAGAACGTCACCCTCGACGCCGTCTTCCCCGCCTTCATCCTGTTCTCAGTGTTGCTGGTCGTGGGTGGTGTGATCTACATGTTCGCCCGTGAAACCCGCGGAACATCACTCGACGAGATCTGA
- a CDS encoding L-lactate dehydrogenase, translating into MNVMSTSDVTRRASKISVVGAGSVGSSLAYACLIRGSADLVALYDIAKDKVEAEVADLAHGTQFTPASVMGGADVHDTANSDVVFITAGARQKPGQTRLDLAGINANILRSLMPQLVEQSPNALFVLVTNPCDVLTVVAQQATGLPANRVFSTGTMLDTSRLRWLIRQWANVEQRHVHATIVGEHGDSEFPLWSSANISGVPIREWTVGGEHVFTDEVLADLAHEAAFAAYKIIEGKGATNYAIGLTGARLAESLLRPGRSVLPLSSVIEDVHGVSGVALSMPCIVSRDGIEGVVPVAMSAEEVASLKASADRLRDTLSSIS; encoded by the coding sequence ATGAACGTCATGAGCACTTCTGACGTCACTCGCCGCGCCTCCAAGATCTCCGTCGTCGGGGCCGGTTCGGTTGGTTCCTCCCTGGCCTACGCCTGCCTCATCCGCGGATCGGCCGACCTTGTTGCCCTTTACGACATCGCCAAGGACAAGGTTGAGGCCGAGGTGGCAGACCTCGCCCACGGCACCCAGTTCACCCCCGCCTCGGTGATGGGGGGTGCAGATGTCCACGACACCGCCAATTCGGACGTCGTGTTCATCACTGCTGGAGCTCGCCAGAAGCCGGGCCAGACCCGTCTGGACCTCGCCGGGATCAACGCCAACATCCTGCGCTCCCTCATGCCGCAGTTGGTCGAGCAGTCCCCGAATGCCCTGTTCGTGCTCGTCACCAACCCCTGCGACGTGCTGACCGTCGTCGCCCAGCAGGCCACTGGGCTGCCGGCGAATCGCGTTTTCTCCACCGGCACGATGCTGGACACCTCGCGCCTGCGTTGGCTCATCCGACAGTGGGCCAACGTCGAACAGCGTCACGTCCACGCCACCATCGTCGGTGAGCACGGCGACTCGGAGTTCCCGCTGTGGTCGAGCGCCAACATCTCGGGTGTGCCGATCCGCGAGTGGACCGTCGGCGGTGAGCACGTCTTCACCGATGAGGTGCTGGCTGACCTGGCCCACGAGGCCGCCTTCGCTGCCTACAAGATCATCGAGGGCAAGGGGGCGACGAACTACGCCATCGGTCTGACGGGGGCACGTCTGGCCGAGTCGTTGCTGCGACCGGGACGTTCCGTGCTGCCGCTGTCCAGCGTCATCGAGGACGTCCACGGTGTGTCCGGTGTGGCTTTGTCGATGCCTTGCATCGTCTCGCGTGACGGCATCGAGGGGGTCGTTCCCGTCGCCATGAGCGCGGAGGAGGTTGCCTCCCTCAAGGCATCTGCTGACCGCTTGCGAGACACTTTGTCATCCATCTCCTGA